The segment GCTCATTTGAACCGACTCAAGCGCGCCGGCATTGAGACTGATGACCAACTTAAAGCGGCTCTCCAGGAGCTGATAATTCACCGGGAAGAGCGCCAATCTGAGTGCCCCCTGAAGGCCGCCATGCGCAAGCTGGTGGGCCGATCAGTAGGCATCGACTTCTTCCCGACTCCGGCTGCCGTGTGCGCCCGGATGGTCGAGATCGCGGCGATCCGCCAAGGCATGAAGGTGGTGGAGCCGTCTGCCGGGTGCGGAAACATCGCGGACGCGGCCCGAGATGCTGGCGCTGAGGTTGATGTCATCGAGATCAGTGGCGAGCTGCGGGATATCCTGTCCCTGAAAGGGCACTCTCTGGTCGGATTCGATTTCGATGACTTCGAGGTCTCGGCCCCTTACGCTGACGCGGTTCTGATGAATCCGCCGTTTGGAAAGCGAAGCGATGCCCGGCACATCCGGAAGGCTTATTCCCTGGTCAAACCGGGCGGCGTGCTGGTTGGCATTGCGTCTGAGGGGCTGTTCTTTGGCACTGATGCCGAAGCCACCAGCTTCCGCCACTGGCTTGATGAGGTTGGAGGCGTTTCTGAGCGACTCCCAGACGGAACCTTCATGGACCCATCCCTGCCGGTTCGAACAGGTGTCAGCGCCCGGATCGTGACGATCTTCAAGGCCGATGATGAGCAATGACAGAGACTAACGACGAGAGGTTTGCAGCAATGGACATCAAGACTTTGACGGTGGTTCGCTTCCCGGCCGGCGATTGGAGCGGCGGCGGACGCCCATCAGATCCGGACTACGCGCAGTGCGAGGTATATCTGATCCAGGCTGAGAGCTTCGAGAAAGCAAAGAAGAAGGCCCAGTCTGTCCGTGCATCACTGGTGAAGAAGGGTTTGAGCCTGCCATCTCAGACAACCCCCTATATACATCACCAGTGACGGCAGATCCTTTGGGATCGGCCCATCACTTCAACCGCTGACAGGTATTTCGCGACCTCACTTTGGATTGCAGAGAGTGATTGTTGGACTGAGTATTCGCTCCGAAATATGCACTTGGATTGACCAGTATGCGCGCAGTTGCTGACCGACCCGTCATAGAGGTTTTCCCCGTCCTCGCGAACCTTGGGTATCGCCCAATGGAGCGTGAAATCAAGAACTACTCGCTCGCAGGCATCGTCAACAGCACACCCGAGAGCTCGTACACGGTTCACACCGTGCTCATTCGAGGGGAGCGCTTTGATCTTCGCCTGACAGGGCTTGGGGATGATGCAAGGTTCTATTGGGTGTCCGGTGACGGCTCGCAAATTGGCGACAGTTTTGAGCGCTTGACTGGCGATGACATCGAGCAATTCGCCAAGAAAATTCGGGAGTGAAGCCGTGACTGACCAGCAGTTTGATTTGGACCAGATCTTTACCTCGGAAGCGCCGGCACAGGCCGCTCCCTCGGTAAAACGCCCCACCCTATCCCCGCTGTGCGACATCTGCGGCTGGGCGCGCACGAAGCGCAATCACACCAAGTGCAGTCAGCAGCGCAAAGCACTCTACGAACAGCAACGGGCTGCCGGTAAGGCCAAGCCCGCCAAGTTCAACTGAGTAGCATCCGGCAGGACCTACCTACTGGCACGGCTGGCACCCGGTGAGACTGTCTCCATCACATCCAAAGGAGATAGTCATGGGCACTCGAACACTCTATGTATTCAAGCAGGCGTGTTCGCGGAGCTGGACAAGAGCAAGCTGCCCAACCTGAAGCACCTGGACCAAAGCCTGCTCAAGCCCCTGGAGAAGCTCGATCCGGGCAACAAGCATGGTGTGCCTTATCTCTGGGGCACGATCGGCATCGGCTACAACGCCGAGAAGGTGAAAGAGGTGCTTGGCGAAAATGCGCCGGTCGACTCGCTGGATCTGATCCTGAAGCCCGAGAATGCCGAGAAGCTGGCAAAGTGCGGCATCAACCTTCTGGATTCCGGCTCCGAGATTCTGCCTCTGGTTCTGAACTACATCGGTTTGCCATCGCAGAGCACTAAGCCTGGCGATTACTCGAAAGCCGCTGCCAAGCTCGGTGAAGTCCGCCAACACATCCGTTCTTTTAACGGCAGCAACTACATCACCGATCTGGCCAACGGGAACATCTGCGTAGCTGTTGGCTACTCCGGTGACATCCTGCAAGCCGCTGCGGCTGCGAAGGAAGCGAAGAAGCCATACACCATCGCCTACAGCATCCCGAAAGAGGGCTCCACGCTGTGGTTCGACATGATGGCGATTCCGGCGGACGCGAAAAACCGCGAGAACGCCTACCTGTTCATCAACTACATCCTTCAGCCTGAAGTGATCGCGCCCATTTCCAACTACGTTTCTTACGCCAACCCCAACCGGGATGCGACTCCGCTGGTGGATAAGGGCATCACCTCGAACACCGGCATTTACCCGCCGCAGGAAACCATCGATCGTCTGTGGGTCTCCGACATTCTGCCGGCCAAGATCCAGCGCACGATCACCCGCACCTGGACCAAGATCAAGACCGGGAAGTGATGATGACTATTCGTAAAGCGCTTTCACTGACCGTCGTTGCGGCGCTACTCACTGGTTGCGCCGGTTCACCTTTGGAAGGCATTCAAGTCGGCAGATCGTCGGTTGCCGGTACCTGGGAAGGCAAATACATCTGCGCCCAAAATTCGGGCTTCAAGTCGATTCCATCAGTGGCGCGGATGACGTTCGAGCCAGTTGGACCGGACGTTAGCTCGATTGCCCCTCTCATCGGCACACTTCGAAACGCCTCTCAAGGGGATTTCGACGTGAAACCGTTCGAAGCGCAGAAGTTCACGGGAACAGGGCATTACACCCTGACTACCTATGACAACAAGACTTATGGCGGCACAACCCAGTTCGACGGTTTTACGGACCCCAGCGGTGCGTTCCACATTACCCAAGAGCGCTTCTTTGACTGGTTCGGCGGGGATTACGCCAAAAACCTCGTTGCTCCGAAGGTAAGTGGTGCCCCAAATCCTGATGGGACAATGACTGGCCGCATTTGCGGTACCACGATGGTCTTGCGCAAGGTCGCCGACTGATCCGCGCTTAAGTCCGCTGCTCAAAATAAAGGCCCCAATTGGGGCCTTTATTTCGGGTCCGGTAAGCCTGATAGTCCTTAGAATTTGAAAACTACCGTTGCAGGTTCATCGCCCCCTTTTTTGCGCGGTTTTAAGGGCTGCACTGGCGTTACCTTGTCGCCCTCGATGTTGCAAAGGACGCCATCTACCCATTCAGTGCGCCTTTCCTTGGGCACAAGGCCAAGGTCTTTGTTCTCTTGAACGGCCCGAGCAACAGCGGCCTTAGCCAATTCATCCCATCTGTCCAGGGCATCTGATTTGCGCTTGTCTCCCATAGCTGACTCCCGGCTAGGCTGTCCGGTGGATCTTAATATCTCCAGGCTCAAGCAGGGGAATGGCGTGTTTTCCTATGCCTCAGCTTCGTCAGCTCTGCGGGATTCAATAATCACGCCTTGAGAGCGCAGTTCGGCCTCCTTCAAGTCGTTAGCCCGCTTCATCTGCGTGGCAATCGCCTTTTATCCAGGCGAGGCAGGAGAGACTTCTTACTTCGCCAGTAAGTAGCCGTCATGCCCGAGAGTCGTACCCTGTCAGCCTCGACTTCCAGCACCTCGGCAACACGGTAGTTGTCACCATGAAGCCAGCACAGGGAGTTGCCGACCTTAAAAGGATTATCTGGGTCGTAAGCCTCTTGCGATTCCATGGTGTATTCCTTGCTTAATCTACGATCCGAAGACTGGGGTTCAGGCGCAGCATTTCTTCCGTCTTCGCATGCCACTCACGAATAAAAGCAGCGCGCTCTTCCTCCTGACCAGGCTCGAACCACGCGGAACCTAGCACTGGATTGCGACGCCGCTCATTGGTGCCAAGGGTCGAAAAACCAAAATGGTTGTTCGCCTGCTTCCGCGATTTGCGGACGGAGTGTCTCATGGCCTTTGCGTAACTCATTGGATTCCCTTGAACTTTGCTTTCACATGCCAATGCCAATGTTTGGCTTCTAAACAGGCGTAGACCAGGGGAGGAATGATCCAGCCCCTGGCACGAAGGTGGTTCCGCTTAAGCGGCAGCGCGAAGGAGATCCGCTTGCTCGGGCAGCGACTCAAAGTAGATCGTCGCTTTGATGAACTGCCGGCGTTTATCGGTGCCACTGCCTTTTTCAGCAATGAAAACGGCCGCTACCTGCTTGTTGAAGTCGACGACATAGGTGTCGCCGTTGACCGGGGAAACCAGCATTGCGCCCACTTTGACGGATCGGGAATTCACCCACTCCGGCAGGTCGCGCGAAGAACACGCCGCCAGCGCCGACTCGTTAGCGAGGGTAATGCAGTCGAGATTGATGATCTTCATGGTGGTGGTCTCCGTTGAAAGTGAGACCATCTTCAGGCCAGGCAATGCGTGCCGGAAGGTGCCTGACGTAATCAATCTGGCTGGTGGCCAGGCTTCAGCTTCTTGCCTTCCTCAGTGGCCACACAATATGGGGCGCGACTTTCCCGCTCAACCAGACCGAGGCGGGTCAACGTCGTCATGGTGTCGACGTTGCAGACGCGCTCGCCATTGATCTCAACGGCAGCGCCATGAGAAACGCGAGCGCCCCAGCCCTGACTGAGCCAGTTCATCACTCGCTGCTGCGCCGCAGACAGCTTTAACTTAGGCATTGCGGGCTTTTCCTCCTATGAAGGCGTGGCGATGCACGAGCACACCGCCACGCGCCGCGACATCAGGCGTCAGTCATCTCGGTTGCGGTGACCATGACCCCAGCAGTGTTGCTCCGCACGCTGTAGTCCAGATCCCCGATGAACTCATTGAGGTCTACGTTGCTAAAGCGCTTACCGCTCACCTGAATCGTCAGGGTCACGGTGAAGTCTTCGACACCGCCCCCTTGTGCCTTTACGGCAGCATCGAGGCGGTCCTGCGTCAGGTCGGAGATGTCGTCGATGGCAAAGAACTCTGCAATCGAGTCCACGAGCGACTCAACTGCGAACGGACCATCCCAGGACACGAATGCGCGGGCGAATGCATCTACCGCCTCATCACACTCGCCCAGCTCGATGATCTCAGCCCGAGTCAGCATCAAAACGGCATCAGTCGCGTCAAAGCTCTCGCGGTCGATCTCGGTGGCCATGTCGAACTTCAGGCCGGCATTAACCTGCTTCACAAAGTCGCCAAGGATGCGGCGTGTGCTCTGGAACTTGATGGTCTCGCCGCCCTGGATGACGACATAGGTGCGGGGCACAGCCAGGCCTTTGAGGCGATCGGCAATGATTTGCTCAGCCGCTTCAAGGCTTGGCAGCTCAAGCTCGGGGTTGAAATCTTCAAGCAAAGTTACGGTGCTGGACATGCAGGATCTCCCATTACGAATTGAGGGCCACGGCACCATGTAATGCCGTGGCGTGAAAATGCTTATGCGGCGGCCGGTACTGCCAGCAGCGCCTGAATTTCGGCAATCGCGGCCTCTTTGGTCGTGGCGCGCAGCTTGTTGAAGGTACGCTCGCCGAGTTCCATTCCCAGGTACCAAAGGTCTTTAACCCCATTCGGGCCGCTGATCAGGCCTTCCCAGTCCGCGGGCAGCATGCTCATGCCATGGTGCTCGCAGAGCTGAAGAACACCATCTTTGAAGTAGAAAAAGGGGAGCGGCGTTGAATCGGAGGTCAGTGGCTGTGCTGCTGGATGCGAGTTTTTCATTGCTGCTTCTCTGTGTGGCTGATGGAACAATGATCACTCCAGCCACTGAGTGCCAGTAGGGGGAATTGCGGTGTTTTCCTTCTATGGCGGCAGTCATTCCAGGCAAACAAAAAGGGCCGGCAGTGCCGGCCCTGTGGCGGATCTCACGCCGCTTAGAATTCGTCGCGGGTGAGGTTGTAAGCGAACCCGCCGACGATGATCCCGACCAGAACGATCGCGTACATCCAGTCACTGGCGTACCAGGCCATGTCGGAGGCCGATTCCAGCTCCGGCAGCCGCTCGAACAGTACGTCCATGGAGTGAGGGGTATTGCGGCCCCACGCTTCCAGTACCGAGAAGAAACTGTCCCACACCATGGCTAGGGCAAAGGGCCAGACCACCCCAATGCGGAAGACCGGTTTGTAGGTATTCATCGACTGGTAGTACCACGCGGCGGCGAGCAAGAGGACCCCGCCAACAGCCCCGCGCATGGCGTCGATGCCGTCAGTGAAGGAACTGGCGAACCCAACCTTCTGAGTAATGATGAGCCCCAAGGTTAGGACGGCGGCCGCGATGACGGCGATGGCAAAGCCTGTGTAGGTCTTGTACATGGTTTCTCCTGCTTAGTTGGTTGCCAGGCTTTTAGCCTGAATCAGCCGCGACTGCATTTCCGAAAAAGGCAGGTCGCGTAGATGACGGTCTGGGCTTACGGCCTTATACAGGTCGTCGCCGGTAAATTCATTCCGGTACCGGTCAGCGTAACGGGAACCGACCAGGGCCATTTCCACTTGAACAGCCTTGCTGGCGATCACCACCACGCAAGCATCGAGCTTGGTGTTGGTTTCGAGATACGCCGCGGCCATCGAGTCAGCGGGGTCAATGGCTGCGTAGAAGCGGCCAGTCAGAAACTCCCCGGAGTCAGTGGTCAGATGCCCGGCCAGCGGGCGAGGGGCATTCATCACCACCCAGCTCGGATCAACATCAAACGGAAGTTTGTCGGTCACTCGGGATTTGATCGCTGCTAAGGCCTGCTGCATGTTGCGGATCTCCTGTTTAGGTTGGAGATAGCGTCTCATCCCTCAGTGCGTGCCAACACACCTCAGTAGAGGATGGTAAAGACCGCAGAAGCCAACGGCACACGGCCAAGTACATAGACCCACAGAACCGAATTAGGCCCGCAGCCGTGGCGACCTTCAGGCCCATCACGCGCCTGATAACTTTCGGATACGCGCTATAGAATCTTGATCAGCAGGCATCGCTCACAACCTCATTTGGGGATCGAAATAACTCACCGCATTGGGGAGTTGACCAGCTTTACGTCAAGCACAGCCGTTGGGCACAAGAGCGCTATTGAGTAGACCTTGCGCTCGACACACTCGATGCACCGAGCTGAAGTAAAACCCTCGGCCAGTAGCGCCTGGCAAACATCCACTGATTCGAGAAGGAAGTAGCTGCTGTCGGCGATATCCACATCCAGGTCTTCATCCCAAACTCCCCGACCTGCGACTATGGCCGCATCCTCATTGAAAACGCCCAGAAGGCGATCCAGAAGGTCGGGATCTTGCAGATCGGCAAGCCGGGTGAGATCAGGTCGAACTTCGGAAACGAGCCCGCCGCGCGCAAAGAACTCCGCGAACTCCATGTCCTCGCAGATGAAGAAGGGTCGCCCAGGGGTAATCCTTGGGGTGGTATTCCCCTCAGATCCAAATACCGGTGCGGAATCGCGCACCGGGCTGCCATGGAAATAGGGCATCAGCGGGCCAGACCGGCAATCAGAGGTTCGCTGGCGGACTCATCAAGCCTGAGCAGATCATCATTCGTGTGGGGTGTCCCACCGAAATTCAGGCGTCGATAGATATCCTTCAGGACTTGCTCGTCACCCTGGTAGTCCAGCTCGTAGCGGTTGAACACCACGTTATCGAATCGAATGAAGCGCTGAGCCTGGCTGAGGTCTTGGTAGCGAATACCGTTGAATACCGCAATTTCGCCCTGAATGAAGCGCGCAATAGCAGTGATCCGCTGCTGACCATCAATAAGCCAACCGGACATGTACTTCTCGCCGCCGTCCTGGTGGAAGTCGCTCCCATTGACAACATAGACCCCGGCACCAAGGCCCAGGAATATGCCTTCGATGAAGCTGATCTGCTGCTGTTCGCTCCACACGGCAGGGCGCTGCCATGGCGGCAATACAAGCCTCAGCAGTTGTCGCTCAGCAGGGACGGTGCAGACCAGTGGTGTACCCATAAACAGCGAGCAGATGGGCGTGGAACGCGCCTGGCCACGAATTAACGGCTGGGGAAGGCTGGCCTCGATCATACCGGGCCTCACGCCGCAGCCAGCTTCGCTGCGCGACGCAGCTTGGCGGTGCCATTCAAGATGGCGCGATTGTCGCCAGGGGTGCTGCTGAAGAAAACGGCCTGGACGCCTGGTTTATCAAAGCGGTAGTGGCCATTGCTTGCCCGGCCAACGGTGAAACCTAATTTGATGGCTTCATCGAGAACACGCTTGACTTCTTTACGACTGCACATGGTGGAACTCCTTGTTGAGTGAGGCTCCATATTCCAGGCCTCCTGGGCGTGCCAGGAGACCCTTCCGGCAATTTATGCGCTACGCTGCTGATAGCCTTCCTGCATGAGCAGTTCACGGATGGACGCAGTGCGAGTTGATTCGAGCATGTGAGCTTTTACCCCCCTGGTCCTGGCGATCTTGGCCAGCCTTGAGCGCAGCCAGGTGGCGTCTGATGAAAAATGCGCCGTGGGGTTGTTCGATGTCAGGTGATGCATTTTCTCAGCGAGCTGCGGGTTGATTTCGACCCGCCCGAGAATGTGAAAGTCGTGATGCGAGAGGGTGGCGCAATCCTCCGCAGACATCGCGGCCAGGTTCGAGGGGATACCCGCGCAGAAGCGGTTGGTGCCCAAAATTGCGATCCCGCGATTGAGCAGTTCTCCCGCGCTCAGTTCACCGCATTGCAGCGGAAGCACGACCCTCGCCCCGCACTCAATCCAGGCCGTGATCACGCCTTTGTGTCGATCCCAGCAGGCGAGGGTGGCCTCTTGGTTGCCGATGACATCAGGAGCCACGATGGTTAGATTCTCTGGGCGCTCGGTGCGGTCGATCAGTCCTTCGTACACGGAGAAGACCCGGCCCCAATCCACTGAATCGCCCTTGGTGAATGCGGTGAAAGCGCCGCTGTCGACGAAAACCTTGCATCCTTGGTCCAAGGCACGGGGAAGCCCGAACAACCGTTTACCCAGCGGAATTCGTGTAGCGACCACACCTACCGGGAGCCCGGCAGTCAGAGCTGCCGAGAGGTCTTGCTCGGCAGACATGCCGGAGTGAAAGGCAATATCCCAGCCCTCAAATGCAGCCGCTTGGAAAAGGGAGGCTTGTTCCATGAGTTGTGCTCCAAAAACGATGGAGCACAGCTTGGCGGCGGAAAGAGCGTGCCAGCAGACCCGATGAGGTTCTGTCAGGGAATGGCCGATGGCATTCACTCGGCGCGCACCATGGATTCGGCTGCCGAGATTCGGTAGGCATCCATCATGGCTTGGTGATGGTGCTGACCATCGAAGTGAATCGAGATGGTGCTCGGGATGACCCAGTGATCGACGAACCAGGAGCCCTTACATTCCTCCCGCCGGCGCTGAACCTCCCGCCCGAGAAAGGCTTTGGCCTGCTCCATGTCAAACAACGGGAAACCGCCCATTGGGACTTCTTCATCGTCTCTGGGATAGCGAGTCGTCACAGACAGCGTGATGACCTTGAGGCGTATCTTTTCAATGGTCCTCTCCGACACCAGCAGAAATGGGGCGTTGGACGATCGATAGTGAGGGAGGCCATTGATGATGAGAGCACCTGAAGCCAGATAGTCGGCCAGGATAGGGCCCATCGATGGATTAGGAGCCTGATTCACCCCCTCAGTGCCGGGAGCACCAGAGATGTCGATATTGATCGTTGGAGTGGCGCAGGAAGGGTCAATCGAGATCGGGGTCTTCGCTTGTGCGTTGATGAGGCCGGATGAATAAAATCCGCCATCCGCGAAGTAGACCTCATAGACCGGCAGAGAAGCCTTTTCGGTACTCGTGACTGTAGCCACATGCTGTAGTGCGGCAGGGTCAGCGACCTTTACGCGCACGGTTCTCGGCGCGTGTCTTGCGACCTCAAGCGGGACAACCCCGCCTGAAGAGATAGTGAGTCTGAAAGTCTGGTAACGATCCATCCTGGAAGTCCGATGTGCCGACAGGCCAGGTTCAGTCCTGGGTAGCTGGCTTTATCGTGACAGACTTAACTCGGTAATGCCCCTCAAGTACCAGCTCTGGAACATCGATAACCTGATCATGGTAGGGCTTGAGGTCATCTGGGTGGTAAAGGCCGAGGCGCTCCATCACCTGCATCAACTGGGTTTGACGGCCCATCTTCTCAAGGAGGATCAGGCTGCCGGCGCATTGCTTGTGGTTTTCCTTCTCGCGCTTTGAGCAGCTACGGTTCTTGTAGACCGTTTTATGGCAGGAGAAGCCGGTGGCCGTGCCGTTCACCAGATCCTTGATGATGCCTTCCACTCGGCCAGGCATAAGCTCAATTGCCCCGACTTTGTTGAAGGGG is part of the Pseudomonas saponiphila genome and harbors:
- a CDS encoding methyltransferase domain-containing protein, producing the protein MASSAEQSALEERALGRTMINIAAAIEAGEANALMGFSSKAAIESLISELRCVETYARQAGRTLNSEAINSFARIHGPRWGLSGSSWERAVAVTEGLEGAERFRALITGAEAITGQALELMFELLGKEKAEYELGWYNVSRIAHLNRLKRAGIETDDQLKAALQELIIHREERQSECPLKAAMRKLVGRSVGIDFFPTPAAVCARMVEIAAIRQGMKVVEPSAGCGNIADAARDAGAEVDVIEISGELRDILSLKGHSLVGFDFDDFEVSAPYADAVLMNPPFGKRSDARHIRKAYSLVKPGGVLVGIASEGLFFGTDAEATSFRHWLDEVGGVSERLPDGTFMDPSLPVRTGVSARIVTIFKADDEQ
- a CDS encoding extracellular solute-binding protein; the protein is MQAGVFAELDKSKLPNLKHLDQSLLKPLEKLDPGNKHGVPYLWGTIGIGYNAEKVKEVLGENAPVDSLDLILKPENAEKLAKCGINLLDSGSEILPLVLNYIGLPSQSTKPGDYSKAAAKLGEVRQHIRSFNGSNYITDLANGNICVAVGYSGDILQAAAAAKEAKKPYTIAYSIPKEGSTLWFDMMAIPADAKNRENAYLFINYILQPEVIAPISNYVSYANPNRDATPLVDKGITSNTGIYPPQETIDRLWVSDILPAKIQRTITRTWTKIKTGK
- a CDS encoding DUF262 domain-containing protein, translated to MIEASLPQPLIRGQARSTPICSLFMGTPLVCTVPAERQLLRLVLPPWQRPAVWSEQQQISFIEGIFLGLGAGVYVVNGSDFHQDGGEKYMSGWLIDGQQRITAIARFIQGEIAVFNGIRYQDLSQAQRFIRFDNVVFNRYELDYQGDEQVLKDIYRRLNFGGTPHTNDDLLRLDESASEPLIAGLAR